The Erythrolamprus reginae isolate rEryReg1 chromosome 6, rEryReg1.hap1, whole genome shotgun sequence DNA segment CatatatgtgccagccagctgatttttggcttgcacagaggctctgggaggttatttttggcttccagagagcctgggggggCTGTTTTTACTCtccttcggctccagggaagcctttggagcctggggaggacaaaacacgagcctgTTAGGcccccccagaagttgggaaataggccatttccggcctccagagggcctctggaggatggggggagctatttttgccctccccaggcattgaattacgggtgtgggtaCTTGCGCGATAGTgtatgcacatgctctttcagcacccgaggaaaaaaggttcaccatcactgttctaggcatTCTATAACATGTAATTTCATACATTGACAGTAATATATACATATGAGCAGTGtggtggcctagtggtgaagacACTTACCTCCCACTTGTTAACTGTCTTAACAGAAATGTTGgcttcaattgtgatcataatttGTATGTTACTACCAATCTCTGATTTAGTGGAACATAAACCTTCAGTACTGTCTTTAACGACGATGATTATCTCATTTCACATAAGCATGAATATTAGCATAATAAAGGGAATACATAATATTTATAATGGTGTTTTGTTTTGAATGATGAATATCaatataactttatttttttGCTGTTGCAGCTATTGGGAGACTATGTGAAAAATGTAAGTATAACTTTATACGTATTTGTTGTGAATTAACGCCAGAATCTTTTACTAATTGACTAAAATATCAACATATTTATTTTGTGAATATAATGAATTTCTTGGAATAATTTAAGATAAAATCATTAGTATTCTTAAAGGTTTGAACTTCATTTCTAAGTTATTTTGATGCATGCAGAGGTGCAGTTAAAATCTATctgcaaattttaaaaacaattctcaGATCATATGGCATCTGCAAGAGGTCCGGATGTCTAAAGCGCAAGGAAATTCTATATGTAGATACCCTTTGGAATTAAATTTGTAGATACCCTTTAGaattaaaagatatatatatatatatatatatatatatatatgtagattgttctgagttcgggttttgccctgtgtaatgttttgcatgtctatgcgacgtttcggtaaaatcacatttaccatcatcaggctggagttccaatctctgtgtttttgcaaatgaatattagcaactgacattccttcttagcatgtagtgtgggggtggagatttgctttgaatgtagcaaatagattgggtgactatgcttccgtgatctgattggttggtgtaatcatggttatagaaggaatggtatgaagattatgaagtgttttgtttatatatatatatatatatatatatatatatatatatatatcttttaattCTAAAGGGTATCTacaaatttaatatatatatatctttattattGCACTTTGAATAGACCAAAATCGGGAAACTTGGTTGATTTAGTATTGTGTTTCCAAAAAACTAGACAGTTAATTAAAATATGAGAACAgtcaaaatatttcattatttgaaaataaaatattagaaaaaatgaaatatgaagGGGGTGTGATTCTTCAGATATCACCAAATACTAAGGGCTTTAGTAGCTCTTTGAATTGAGCCTGAAAATGATATAGAAAACAATATAGGTGACAAGGTAATAACATTGAATGTGTCTACCATTTCCCGTTGATAACTTTCTACTGTACTTTAAATCAGCTGATGTTTCTGAATTGTTTTTGAAAGATGGGTTAATACATATCCATAATATGATCAGAAGTTAAAGCATAGCTAATCTGTGTCTACAAATGTGAGAAGTAACAAAAAAGGTCTACAACTTATATGAAAACTGTTTTTAGCACCAAATGATAGCTTAGAAATATTTGGCTGAACTAACCCACAGGTGTCAGTCTTAATAATGTATACAACATCAAATATATTACTGGTGCTTTCAAGGAAGCCGGAATATACACATTTACCTGGAAGATAACTATAGAAAGACCCCTCTAATTGGACCAAGAAAAGCTTAAAAACATGCACATAATTTCTGTGCCAGCTTCCCTACAGATAAATAGCAAAGTACATTAGTTCcagatattttaaaacatttattgtgaagatttaaaaaaaataatgcaccTAGTGGCATGACATGCAGTTTTCCTAAGGTAGCAATAAGTAATATTTCAGTGGATATAGGAGGATGCATTATCATTTAACATTATTTGAATGGTAGCCAAAGGTATCATCCTGACAAACTGATGGATAGATCTGCTGTTTCTGTGAAGGTTTGTTTTAGGTATGTTAAATTATTCTCAAAAGTAATATATCTATTTCAgccatctttattttttagttATAGCTGGCAAATATTGATAGTGAAATTCTAGGTACCAAGAGTATACAGAGTGCTGAATACTTGTCATTATGAGGCAGAAGCAATAGTGCAAGTTACTATAGACTAGGAAAATATGGATAGAGAAAAGTAGGTGTTATACTTCCTCATGATCAATTGCTTCATGCCACACTAATGTAAATCAATAATTTTATTCCTTCTGGAAACTAGAAATTGAATGCTGGTGGCAAGATTTTGAGCAGAGGAATTATAGTTTTTCCCATCCAATAAAAATGGAACTGAACTGCAAAAAGAAGTCACATGTTTTCAGTAGGAATAATAAACTTACATGAATTAGGGCACAGATAATGAATGTGAATCTCTTCATTGGTAGGTATTTCTAAATCTATTTATATGGTCCAGTGCTTGTCATTGTCATATTTCAATTTTACTGCATTCATTGACGTATATTATCAAGTTCATTTTCAACTCCTAATCACCACATAGATTTTTCCACAACAGTCTGTCTCCAACCTGATGTTGGagcttccaactatacttattgCCACTGTAATGGAGTCTCCTCACCTTGCTGTTGGTTACACTCTTCTTTCCTTCAACCTTTCTCAACCTCAGGCCCTTGCCTAGGTCTTTGCATAATGTAGTCATTGTAGAATAATTTGAGCTGTGCCTTGAATGAGAACGTGCCTGGGGTTTTGGTTATCTATAGTATTCTCTCGAATCTTCTTCAACATCAAAGTTCAAAAAATGTCACTGTCCTATCCTGCTTCTTCAACATTCAACTTTCACTTCCATAGTGGGTCACTGGGAGTTTATTTACATTGCTTGCCCAGTAATGATGTTTATAGTTATAGATATATTACAGCATGTGTTGTATATCTTTTCTAAGGACTTCATGTCTGCTCTACCAAGTGCTACTGTAGTTGCAGCATGTTTTTTGATTGCTTGTTCCTTACAGTTGATTGTTATTCTAAAAGGCACTATCCATCATATCAATACCTTCACTACCAATGTTTGACTTGTTCATTCTGTGAGATTCTACCCCTACAGTAACTTCCTTGATGTGTTTCTAAATTGGTTTGTTAGCATTGCCTAAATGCTATTTGTCTTTTCAGCATTTATTTTGTATAAGTGAATAAATAGTTTATAAATTCTTGGGTTTGTCCATCATAAGaaaaattgtattattattattattattattattattattattattattattattattattattattttggattgATTCATTCTATTTGTTTATGCCAAAACTTGATAgtgctttctaaaaaaaaaaaggttagagTTGGTTAAAAAGGATTCTTTCCTCATATATTACAAAATGGTAATTTAATTAAAGATATGGAGAAAGTCACTTATATGCAAGTTGCTTTTAGCAACTTCTAAATGCAGTATGCAAATAACATAAGATAGAtatatttatactgtattttGGATATTAAAAACCCACTGCAAACATGTAAGGTGGAAGAAATGGGTCCGGTGACTATCTTTCAAATACATTCCCCATGTAATCAACTGGACTACAGCTTTACTTTATTTGAATGTTATCTTCTGTATCTCTCTTATCTCCGGTGAAATGTGTACACTTTTGTTTTCAGGTGATGGAAAATGTGTTATCTGTGACTCTTACGTACGGCCTTGTACACTGGTGCGCATTTGTGATGAGTGCAACTATGGATCTTACCAAGGACGTTGTGTGATATGTGGGGGTCCTGGAGTCTCTGATGCTTATTATTGCAAGGAATGTACTATTCAGGAAAAAGATGTaagtttttttagaatttttacaaTTTTAATCCTTTtaaacatatgtacatacatacagtgcattcagaaagtattcaggcccccttcacttttgtcaattttgttatgcttcagcctgattctacagttgctgaaatttattttttccctcattaatctacactcagtaccccataatgacaaagtgaaaacagaattttagaaatgtctgtaaatttgttacaaagaaaaaaattaactaCTGTATTACATTGGCATAGATATTCAGACCTTCACTCAGTACTTTGCTGAAGCGCCTTTGGCAGCAATTACAGCCTCAAGACTTTTGAGGCATGATGCTACAAGCTTTGCACCACCTGGATTGGAGGATTTTCTGCCACTCTTCCTTGCAAATCCTCTTCCGCTGAGTCTGTGGCAGTCATTTTCAGGTACCTCCAGAGATGTTCAATAGGGTTGAAGTCAGGGCTCTGGCTAGGTCATTCTAGGaccgtgatgacgaacctatggcacacgtgctagAAGTAACACACAGAGTCATATCTCTGGGCATGCAGAGCCATTGCCCTTTGCTCTTTTGGGTTCCAGTGCACCATCCAGCTAGTTTGGATTTCATGTGCATGGGTATGTTATAACCCGGAAAAATAGCTGCCCATTGCACATGCGTGCtccaggaagatgatcttcctgtttccagagtgtgcatgcgtgctggccagctggcctGGTTTCTAGTGCTCATGCGAGCTTGAAGACCAGCAACAGGCTTACATGGACCCTTCCTAAGTGAGCGAAGCAAGGTAAGCCGGGCTTTCTTCCCTTCCTGCCCATGCGGGCTTGTTGCAGAGTCCCAGGCAGTCCAGAACATTGGTGGATGAGCAGCCGGTGAGGGCGGGGTGGTAATGGTGGGTTACCTGTGCATATGACCTCATAGCCCGGGCTCCTCCCCACTGGGAGCTGCCGTTCCCTAGCTGCTGGAAGCACTCTCTGCCCCCACTCACCTCGGCAGCTGGAGAAGCTCTGAACACATGGCCTTGCTTGGGATCCTCCCCACAGGGAGCCATCATTCCCTGGCTGGCAGCAGCGCTCTCTACCCCTACCCCATACAGCGACAGCCGCTGGCTGGGGAACAGTGGTTCCCAGTGGGGAGGATCCCAGGCAAGGCTGTACATTCGTAGTTTTTCCGGCTGCTGAGGTAGAGGGGGAATGGAGAGAGCTGCTGCCGGCTGGGGAACTGTGGTTCCCAGTGGGGAGGATCCCaggcgcagagggtaaaagaacccaaatggcggtatcTGGGCAAAGCCAGGACAAGCAGGACAAGCAGGACAAGCCAGCTTGCGGTCGCCAAGAGAAGTGGGCCACAGCTGCTCATGCCCATAGCAAAGCATTGGTCTAAGGGTGGGGCCCAGCAGCAGAGGCTAGGCGGCTCACTCCTCTGTAGTCTTGCAGTCTTGGATGCTGCCCGGAGgttggcagggggaaaaaagacgcCTCTGCAAAGGCAAGCCATTTGTGCCAGCAACGGTTGATCCAAAACGGGGCGTGGGGGCACATGCGCAGTGGATGCACGCATGTGCAGTGTGAGACACATACATGGTGTGGGACACATGCGGGGTGCGTGCATGTGTGGGGTGTGTACAGGTGTGTACCTTGCAATAATCCTATGTCTGAAACCTGCAGGCAATTCCTTTGATCTTATAGTTTTTGCTTTGCTACAGTATGCATTGTCAGCTGTGACAGCTTCTATAGAGAGATGTGTGCCTTCCCAAATCATGTCCAATCAATTTAGCACAGGTTGACTCTAATCAAAATATAGAAATATGTCAGCAATGATCAAGAGAAATATGGGGCACCACAGTTAAATTTTAAGCGTTTGTTGAATACTTATGCCAATGTGATATTtcaggtttttctttttaatacatttacagacatttttaatacag contains these protein-coding regions:
- the PHF5A gene encoding PHD finger-like domain-containing protein 5A isoform X1 → MAKHHPDLIFCRKQAGVAIGRLCEKCDGKCVICDSYVRPCTLVRICDECNYGSYQGRCVICGGPGVSDAYYCKECTIQEKDRDGCPKIVNLGSSKTDLFYERKKYGFKKR
- the PHF5A gene encoding PHD finger-like domain-containing protein 5A isoform X2, with product MLGNSANFNAIGRLCEKCDGKCVICDSYVRPCTLVRICDECNYGSYQGRCVICGGPGVSDAYYCKECTIQEKDRDGCPKIVNLGSSKTDLFYERKKYGFKKR
- the PHF5A gene encoding PHD finger-like domain-containing protein 5A isoform X3; translation: MNVNLFIGDGKCVICDSYVRPCTLVRICDECNYGSYQGRCVICGGPGVSDAYYCKECTIQEKDRDGCPKIVNLGSSKTDLFYERKKYGFKKR